A genome region from Brassica oleracea var. oleracea cultivar TO1000 chromosome C2, BOL, whole genome shotgun sequence includes the following:
- the LOC106327650 gene encoding hsp70-Hsp90 organizing protein 3 has product MAEEAKSKGNAAFSSGDYAAAITHFTEAINLSPTNHILYSNRSAAYASLHCYAEALSDAKKTVELKPDWAKGYSRLGAAYMGLSQYKEAADAYKKGLEVDPSNETLKSGLADASRPRGPSSNPFVEAFQGEEMWAKLTADPGTRVYLQQPDFVKTMQEIQKNPNNLNLYMKDKRVMQALGVLLSVKFGGAKGEDTEMKEAEPVKKVEPEPEPEPEPEPEPEPMELTEEEREKKERKEEAKKEKEQGNAAYKKKEFEKAIEHYSKAMELDDEDISYLTNRAAVYLEMGKYEECIQDCDKAVERGRELRFDFKMIAKALTRKGSALVKMAKCSKDFEPAIETFQKALTEHRNPDTLKKLNDAEKAKKELEQQEYFDPKVAEEERDKGNGFFKEQKYPEAVRHYSEAIKRNPKDVRAYSNRAACYTKLGALPEGLKDAEKCIELDSSFTKGYSRKGAIQFFMKEYDKAMETYQEGLKHDPKNQELLDGVRRCVEQINKANRGDLTPEELKERQAKAMQDPEVQNILSDPVMRQVLVDFQENPKAAQEHMKNPMVMNKIQKLVSAGIVQVR; this is encoded by the exons ATGGCAGAAGAAGCAAAATCAAAAGGAAACGCCGCCTTCTCCTCCGGCGATTACGCCGCCGCAATCACCCACTTCACCGAAGCAATCAACCTCTCCCCAACCAACCACATCCTCTACTCGAACCGATCCGCCGCCTACGCATCCCTCCACTGCTACGCCGAAGCACTATCCGACGCCAAGAAAACCGTAGAGCTCAAACCGGACTGGGCCAAAGGGTACAGCCGATTAGGCGCGGCGTACATGGGCCTATCTCAGTACAAAGAAGCAGCCGATGCGTATAAGAAAGGCTTAGAGGTTGATCCGAGTAACGAGACGTTGAAGTCGGGGTTAGCCGACGCGTCGAGACCTCGCGGGCCATCGTCGAATCCGTTCGTTGAGGCGTTCCAAGGGGAGGAGATGTGGGCGAAGCTGACGGCGGATCCGGGGACTAGGGTTTATTTGCAGCAGCCTGATTTCGTGAAGACGATGCAGGAGATTCAGAAGAACCCTAATAATCTTAATTTGTACATGAAGGATAAGAGAGTGATGCAGGCGTTGGGTGTTTTGTTGAGTGTTAAGTTTGGTGGTGCGAAGGGTGAAGACACGGAGATGAAAGAGGCTGAGCCGGTGAAGAAGGTTGAACCGGAGCCTGAGCCGGAGCCGGAGCCGGAGCCGGAGCCGGAGCCTATGGAGTTGACGGAGGAGGAGAGGGAGAAGAAAGAGAGGAAGGAGGAGGCGAAGAAGGAGAAGGAGCAAGGAAACGCTGCCTACAAGAAGAAGGAGTTTGAGAAGGCTATTGAACATTATAGTAAGGCGATGGAGCTTGACGATGAGGACATTTCCTATCTCACGAACCGTGCTGCCGTTTATCTTGAGATGGGAAAG TATGAGGAGTGCATTCAAGACTGTGACAAGGCTGTTGAGAGAGGCAGAGAGCTTCGTTTCGACTTCAAGATGATAGCAAAAGCTTTGACTAGGAAAGGTTCTGCGCTGGTGAAGATGGCGAAATGCTCAAAGGACTTTGAACCTGCGATCGAGACTTTTCAAAAAGCGCTTACAGAACATCGTAATCCTGATACGTTGAAGAAACTAAACGATGCTGAGAAAGCTAAGAAAGAGCTGGAGCAACAGGAGTACTTTGATCCTAAGGTAGCCGAGGAGGAGCGTGACAAAG GTAATGGATTTTTTAAAGAGCAAAAGTATCCAGAGGCAGTGAGGCACTATTCAGAAGCAATCAAAAGAAACCCAAAGGACGTGAGG GCGTACAGCAACAGAGCTGCTTGTTACACCAAGCTAGGAGCTTTACCAGAGGGATTGAAAGATGCGGAGAAATGCATTGAGCTTGACTCTAGCTTCACCAAAGGATACAGTCGGAAAGGAGCTATTCAGTTTTTCATGAAGGAGTACGACAAAGCCATGGAGACGTATCAAGAAGGGCTGAAGCATGATCCTAAGAACCAGGAGTTGCTCGATGGTGTTAGAAG ATGTGTGGAGCAGATCAACAAAGCGAACCGCGGTGACCTGACACCAGAAGAATTGAAGGAGAGACAAGCAAAGGCGATGCAAGATCCAGAAGTTCAGAACATATTGTCTGATCCGGTGATGAGACAG GTACTGGTTGATTTCCAAGAGAACCCAAAAGCGGCACAAGAGCATATGAAGAACCCAATGGTGATGAACAAGATACAGAAGCTGGTTAGTGCTGGTATTGTTCAGGTTCGGTAG
- the LOC106324001 gene encoding uncharacterized protein LOC106324001: MNAIRRKFCDDRETAESNFPELEFDELPIEFDKHRDVMIGKEQSSFRNIANGLNDTNICPIPKTTKPNDMAQFRPISLCNVSYKIVSKRINTATRQEIKVALGIHNDGGMGKYLGIPEDISGSKCKLFAFLKDNLMHRVNGWTGRWLSKGGKEYSDSLVARVLRGRYYRMTSPLRAISASSPSYVWTSIFAERKLLLLGIRQKIHSGYEVKVWEDPWIPTTPARPATPVAPVMHPNMRVSDFINQESKEWVVGLLEDYVHPDDIPLIRSMAISSTHHRDIFCWNYTRNDQYTIKSGYWVAVTRNLVRRNMRCDNYCPRCGEIEDSLTHAIFECPPALQVWSLSATPTSTGTFLVSNVYTNMNYLFWRKNNILEPDQDRDPYP, translated from the exons ATGAATGCTATCCGACGAAAGTTCTGCGATGATCGGGAGACGGCGGAGTCGAATTTTCCGGAACTGGAGTTCGACGAGCTGCCGATTGAGTTTGACAAACACCGCGACGTGATGATCGGCAAAGAACAATCATCGTTTC GGAATATAGCCAATGGTCTGAATGATACAAATATATGTCCTATCCCAAAGACAACTAAGCCTAATGATATGGCTCAATTCAGACCCATAAGCTTGTGTAATGTCAGTTACAAGATCGTCTCTAAG AGGATTAATACAGCTACTAGGCAAGAGATTAAAGTTGCACTTGGAATACATAATGATGGTGGGATGGGAAAGTACTTGGGAATCCCAGAGGATATTAGTGGCTCCAAATGCAAACTCTTTGCATTTCTCAAGGATAACCTGATGCATAGAGTAAATGGATGGACAGGTAGATGGCTCTCAAAAGGGGGAAAGGAG TACTCCGATTCACTGGTTGCCCGAGTCTTGAGAGGCAGATATTATCGGATGACCTCGCCATTAAGAGCAATCTCTGCAAGCAGTCCATCATATGTGTGGACAAGCATCTTCGCCGAAAGGAAGCTTTTACTTCTGGGGATCAGACAGAAGATTCATTCTGGTTATGAAGTCAAGGTGTGGGAGGATCCGTGGATTCCAACGACACCTGCTAGACCAGCTACACCTGTAGCGCCTGTGATGCACCCGAATATGAGAGTTAGTGACTTCATTAATCAGGAATCGAAGGAATGGGTGGTAGGACTACTAGAGGATTATGTCCATCCTGATGACATACCACTCATTCGCAGTATGGCCATAAGCTCTACTCATCACCGTGATATTTTCTGCTGGAACTACACGAGGAATGACCAATACACAATTAAATCTGGATACTGG GTGGCAGTAACGAGGAATCTAGTAAGGCGGAATATGAGGTGCGATAATTATTGCCCAAGGTGTGGGGAAATAGAAGATTCTTTAACTCATGCAATATTCGAATGCCCTCCAGCTCTGCAAGTATGGTCCTTATCGGCAACTCCTACAAGCACAGGTACATTTCTAGTGTCAAACGTCTACACAAACATGAATTATCTATTCTGGAGGAAGAATAATATCCTAGAACCAGACCAAGACAGAGATCCTTATCCCTGA
- the LOC106324002 gene encoding 21 kDa protein-like, giving the protein MTRHRHTGWIRVFGLGFCLSGLKHLDLDRFGSVRHNPKLTHLCYCFLLFLPLLSQSAIANPSSSPNHSNSINFIVSSCRTTRYPTLCVKCLAAFASKISRNENRLAQTALAVTLVRVRSTTAYVAKLTKARSVKRREYLAVKDCVENLGDGLTMLAQSMREMKRVGRSGRGRQEFLWRLSNVETWVSAALTDETTCLDGFDGKFMDGVVKMAIRRRVVHVARVTSNALALVNRFASRHKS; this is encoded by the exons ATGACTAGGCATAGGCATACGGGTTGGATTCGGGTCTTCGGGCTGGGTTTTTGTCTTTCTGGTCTTAAACATTTAGATCTAGATAG GTTTGGGTCGGTTCGG CATAATCCAAAGCTGACACATCTTTGCTATTGCTTTCTACTTTTTCTTCCACTACTCTCTCAATCCGCCATAGCCAATCCTTCATCATCGCCAAACCATAGCAACAGTATCAACTTCATCGTATCCTCATGCCGCACCACGCGTTACCCTACTCTCTGCGTCAAATGCCTCGCGGCTTTCGCCAGCAAAATCAGCCGTAACGAAAACCGGTTAGCTCAAACCGCTCTAGCCGTTACTCTAGTCCGGGTTCGGTCCACGACGGCCTACGTAGCTAAGCTGACTAAAGCAAGAAGTGTCAAACGCAGAGAGTACTTAGCCGTGAAAGATTGTGTGGAGAATCTTGGAGATGGCTTAACGATGTTGGCTCAGTCAATGAGGGAAATGAAACGAGTGGGTCGATCCGGTCGTGGTCGGCAAGAATTCTTGTGGCGGCTGAGTAACGTTGAGACTTGGGTTAGCGCTGCTTTAACGGATGAGACAACTTGTCTTGATGGCTTTGATGGGAAGTTTATGGATGGTGTGGTGAAAATGGCGATTAGAAGACGAGTGGTGCATGTGGCTCGAGTTACCAGTAATGCATTGGCTCTTGTAAACCGGTTCGCGTCTCGTCATAAATCATAG
- the LOC106324003 gene encoding uncharacterized protein LOC106324003 yields MESSRLLKLSETTLGGSGVALHYANLIVIMEKMIKQPQLVGLNARDDLCSMLPATVRSSLSSRLKGVGFRANALHYAAPNAETKDNVTPLLSAVAAGSMACLELLVKTGAKANVFAGGATQLLMLEICDGNRPLEVASLRENIKIAETLFMFSLQKQRGKAQKQKQEDKTHSIFPSTLTHKSYLLLKRSLCWLRLGQVEHALSDAKVCRERKPDWPKECFREGAALRLLQRFDKAESINDLFLRESKSRRSLMLSEDETIYYISSSTCHPEATEWVTEGLVCYLRYRSDSRKHSNIVYANRRFYCLDDKGRLYYFEPSSREWSFSYTYSPPCPYISARYERKKKRVFLAVRKGVFFTIYTCGGEKPMVYKLDESSDWEEINSTTLDGLTIFTSLYSYEMRVNLPWMRHSVYFPKVRLSNKCCVSYSFDEERYFPRKQWQEQEDLCPVENLWIKPPEKAIEYM; encoded by the exons ATGGAAAGCTCGAGACTTTTGAAACTGTCGGAGACAACTCTGGGCGGATCCGGCGTGGCGCTTCACTACGCAAATCTGATAGTCATAATGGAAAAGATGATAAAGCAACCCCAGTTGGTGGGTCTCAACGCGAGAGACGATCTTTGCTCGATGTTGCCGGCGACCGTGAGATCCTCACTCAGTTCGAGATTAAAAGGAGTTGGGTTCAGGGCGAATGCATTGCATTATGCAGCT CCTAACGCCGAGACCAAAGATAATGTCACGCCATTGTTATCAGCAGTGGCGGCTGGTTCTATGGCATGCTTAGAGCTGTTGGTCAAG ACAGGTGCCAAAGCTAATGTTTTTGCTGGTGGTGCAACTCAGTTGCTAATGTTAGAGATTTGT GATGGCAATAGGCCATTAGAAGTTGCATCTCTAAGAGAGAACATAAAGATTGCTGAGACTCTCTTCATGTT CTCTCTCCAGAAGCAAAGGGGAAAGGCACAGAAGCAAAAGCAAGAGGACAAGACGCATTCCATATTCCCATCGACGCTTACACACAA ATCATACCTTCTTCTTAAACGAAGCCTCTGTTGGTTGCGATTAGGACAAGTTGAACATGCCTTATCAGATGCTAAAGTCTGCAGAGAACGGAAACCTGATTGGCCTAAAGAATGTTTCCGCGAAGGTGCTGCTCTTCGTTTGCTACAG CGATTTGATAAGGCTGAAAGCATCAATGATCTCTTTTTACGAGAGAGTAAATCAAGGAGATCATTGATGCTTTCAG AGGACGAAACTATTTATTATATTTCTTCGAGCACTTGCCATCCCGAAGCAACCGAGTGGGTTACTGAAGGTTTAGTTTGTTATCTTCGTTATAGAAGTGATTCACGTAAGCACAGCAATATTGTCTATGCAAACCGTCGCTTCTATTGCCTAGACGATAAAGGACGCTTATATTACTTTGAACCGTCTTCTCGAGAATGGTCTTTTAGTTACACGTATTCACCGCCGTGTCCTTATATCTCTGCTAGATATGAGCGAAAGAAGAAAAGAGTTTTCTTGGCGGTGCGTAAAGGAGTGTTCTTTACAATATATACATGCGGAGGTGAGAAACCTATGGTGTATAAACTGGATGAATCTTCGGACTGGGAGGAGATCAATAGTACTACGCTTGATGGCTTGACAATCTTCACGAGTCTTTATTCTTATGAGATGAGAGTTAATCTCCCATGGATGAGGCATAGTGTTTACTTCCCGAAGGTTCGTTTAAGCAACAAGTGTTGTGTATCGTATTCGTTTGATGAAGAGAGGTACTTCCCGCGTAAGCAGTGGCAGGAACAGGAGGACTTATGTCCTGTTGAGAATCTTTGGATTAAGCCACCTGAGAAAGCTATAGAGTACATGTGA